Proteins co-encoded in one Zygotorulaspora mrakii chromosome 5, complete sequence genomic window:
- the SPO11 gene encoding DNA topoisomerase (ATP-hydrolyzing) (similar to Saccharomyces cerevisiae SPO11 (YHL022C); ancestral locus Anc_7.109), with translation MKECLNDYMKQCSTKHDLLEALKSPSRTIYVTVFQGSVLDTIESILSLARNSIEHHQQPIKFILGGSAKPLLFPSLNDPNSTNKISVLLTLLRTIHKCLEEKEVRTIRDIYYSNVELYRNQKKVDYWLSTIVRSFHLPSKEYLNIVPAQKGLCYTTLGINVETDDMQSAIMKDSSVLIPHLKQNSKLTLVEYTDTRLALIVLEKEAVYNKLVDAYSKELQPHNVIIVTGKGYPDFLTRLFLNKLQSFASCIKSWSIYTDADPHGIDIALKYMENDHNPLYKCDLLEYRGVRLCQLLRHKDVQFLELSQRDVSLAIKLLDRLTDSTHCESHLFLIELQRQLFYYKKAEMNAIDKDHFFSH, from the coding sequence ATGAAAGAATGTTTGAATGACTATATGAAGCAATGCTCGACCAAGCATGACCTTTTAGAAGCATTGAAATCTCCGTCACGAACAATTTATGTAACTGTCTTTCAAGGATCTGTTTTAGACACAATAgaatcaattttatcacTAGCAAGAAACTCCATCGAGCATCATCAGCAACCGATTAAATTCATTTTGGGAGGCTCAGCGAAACCACTATTGTTCCCCAGCTTGAATGACCCTAATTCCACTAATAAAATTTCAGTTCTCCTTACACTGCTACGTACCATCCATAAATGCTTGGAGGAAAAGGAGGTGAGAACGATACGAGACATCTACTATTCCAATGTTGAGTTATAtagaaatcaaaagaaagtaGATTATTGGCTTTCGACAATTGTGAGGAGCTTCCATTTACCATCAAAAGAGTATCTCAATATTGTTCCCGCGCAGAAAGGCTTATGCTACACAACTTTAGGGATTAATGTGGAAACTGACGACATGCAGAGCGCAATAATGAAAGATTCCTCTGTGTTGATCCCGCACTTGAAGCAAAACTCTAAACTGACACTAGTTGAATATACAGATACAAGACTGGCACTCATTGTGCTCGAGAAAGAGGCAGTCTACAATAAACTGGTGGATGCCTATAGTAAAGAGCTCCAGCCACATAACGTTATAATTGTTACCGGAAAGGGCTATCCAGATTTTTTGACAAGGCTTTTCTTAAATAAACTTCAATCGTTTGCATCCTGTATCAAAAGTTGGAGCATTTATACAGACGCAGATCCTCATGGTATTGACATCGCATTGAAATATATGGAAAACGATCACAATCCTCTCTACAAATGTGATCTCCTTGAATACAGAGGTGTCCGTTTATGTCAACTGCTGAGGCACAAAGACGTGCAATTTTTGGAACTTTCGCAAAGAGATGTTTCACTAGCAATCAAATTACTTGATAGGCTTACCGATAGCACTCACTGTGAGAgccatttatttttaattgAGCTTCAGAGACAACTATTTTACTATAAAAAGGCAGAGATGAACGCCATAGACAAGGATCACTTCTTTTCACATTAA
- the ERP4 gene encoding Erp4p (similar to Saccharomyces cerevisiae ERP4 (YOR016C) and ERP2 (YAL007C); ancestral locus Anc_7.108) yields the protein MTSLSYSIIAAILLCVPNLVQAASSNYAPVAINLPAFSKECLYFDLVSHDDSLVVSYQVLAGGNFEVDFQITAPDGTEIVNEKQKKFSDFLVRSYGLGQYEFCFSNTYGTALKKIEIVLELEKGSIASEGEESPEDIIASNSIEEIDRSLLMITKTMSNLRGREHRNKSTVESTGSRLTWLSLLIMGVTVGISVLQALIIQFFFQSRSRNYV from the coding sequence ATGACATCTCTTTCTTACTCTATAATTGCTGCAATTCTCCTTTGTGTGCCTAATTTAGTTCAGGCCGCTAGTTCGAATTATGCACCAGTAGCAATTAATCTTCCCGCCTTCAGCAAGGAATGCCTATACTTTGATCTGGTGTCACACGATGACTCTTTGGTTGTCAGCTATCAAGTCTTGGCTGGTGGTAACTTTGAAGTTGACTTCCAGATAACTGCACCAGACGGAACAGAAATTGTGAATGAGAAGCAGAAAAAGTTCTCTGACTTTCTAGTGAGATCATATGGTTTGGGACAATATGAATTCTGTTTCAGTAATACCTACGGAActgctttgaaaaaaatagaaattgTATTAGAATTAGAAAAGGGTAGTATCGCCAGTGAAGGTGAAGAATCCCCTGAAGATATTATTGCCAGTAACTCAattgaagagattgataGAAGTCTTTTGATGATCACCAAAACAATGAGTAATCTAAGAGGAAGGGAGCATAGGAATAAATCTACTGTCGAATCTACTGGGTCAAGACTCACTTGGCTATCTTTGCTAATAATGGGTGTTACCGTTGGAATCAGCGTCTTACAGGCACTGattattcaattctttttccaGAGTCGTTCAAGGAATTACGTATGA
- the FUN14 gene encoding Fun14p (similar to Saccharomyces cerevisiae FUN14 (YAL008W); ancestral locus Anc_7.107), producing MTAFINQQLLFNGFKRLALNRLSAPVRFSTLRFPKVTPRVTGLTLATSIGIAAPWIHNSRNLIYNDALVSFEEKSDLKQQLDFPKEPPVKRTSRLNGKVDYRQLCIGSLCGLVLGVIMGKISTLLVYCTGVGFLALQWLQNREIINKNATSHLFSKYIIKSGKETIDLNTLLWERPSFKISFLLTFILAAANI from the coding sequence ATGACTGCCTTTATCAACCAACAACTTCTATTCAATGGCTTTAAGAGACTAGCTTTAAATAGACTATCTGCCCCGGTTCGTTTTTCGACTCTGAGATTTCCTAAAGTGACACCTCGAGTAACAGGATTGACACTGGCAACCTCAATTGGAATTGCTGCTCCTTGGATACACAATTCCAGAAATCTGATTTATAATGATGCATTGGTCTCCTTTGAGGAGAAATCTGACCTGAAGCAGCAATTGGACTTTCCAAAAGAGCCTCCCGTCAAAAGAACATCACGCCTAAATGGAAAGGTAGACTATAGACAACTTTGCATTGGATCATTATGTGGTCTAGTCCTGGGTGTAATAATGGGAAAGATATCCACCTTACTGGTTTATTGCACTGGAGTTGGATTCTTGGCTTTACAGTGGTTACAGAATAGagaaatcatcaacaaaaatgCCACCAGCCATCTATTTTCGAAATATATCATCAAGAGCGGCAAGGAGACGATTGATTTGAACACCTTGCTTTGGGAGAGGCCTAGTTTCAAgatatcatttcttttgactTTTATATTAGCTGCCGCTAATATTTGA
- the RTS1 gene encoding protein phosphatase 2A regulatory subunit RTS1 (similar to Saccharomyces cerevisiae RTS1 (YOR014W); ancestral locus Anc_7.106) — protein sequence MMRGFKQKLMKKATGSSSSNGHKKKDKEKESVSEHKKSSPTDSSGSTTANSSSRSSSDRTKVSSTSGNSSSGGVSSGSGLTSGSSSGKHHSSNGTSKQKTPGSSGSSGSKQMRNATPVASLTSKEREQDSSLALPSTAHSTKEDTSGEPRSGGKSHPTLIAAATIPQTSPSSIATASFPTSSPYALPVQSATGVNASARDHLSPGNSPSSSPSGIDIPRLSHSFEKLPTPTKLNPDTDVDLIKVPQRHSSSRFEPSRYTQITKLPSFDDVSPEETIALFIAKVDQCNTMFDFNDPSFDIQGKEIKRITLQELIEFIVTNRFTYSHEMYSHVVAMFKINLFRPIPPPVNPVGDIYDPDEDEPVNELAWPHMQLVYEFFLRFVESPDFNHQIAKQYIDQEFLLKLLELFDSEDIRERDCLKTTLHRIYGKFLSLRSFIRRSINNIFLQFVYETERFNGVAELLEILGSIINGFALPLKEEHKVFLVRVLIPLHKVRCLSLYHPQLAYCIVQFLEKEPLLTEEVVMGLLRYWPKINSTKEIMFLNEIEDIFEVIEPLEFIKVEVPLFVQLAKCISSPHFQVAEKVLSYWNNEYFLNLCIENAEVILPIIFPALYELTSQLELDAVNGEDGTSDPYMLVEQAINSGSWNRAIHAMAFKALKIFLETNPILYENCNSLYLSSVKETQKRKAERKENWNRLDEYVRNLRIGEENEKTSNNVSSMEIQVEDNTRDHEQMFDGQQECYKKNEQQVLGDEQRKDLGEIADTKSSKGIEPSK from the coding sequence ATGATGCGTGGCTTCAAacagaaattgatgaagaaggcCACTGggtcttcttcatcaaatggccataagaagaaagataaagaaaaagaatctgTGTCGGAACACAAGAAGAGCAGTCCCACAGATTCATCGGGATCCACAACAGCCAACAGTAGTAGTAGATCATCCTCGGATAGAACAAAGGTGTCTTCTACTTCAGGTAACTCAAGCTCAGGTGGAGTGAGTTCTGGTTCTGGTCTGACCTCAGGTTCCAGTTCTGGTAAGCATCACTCAAGCAACGGTACctcaaaacaaaaaaccCCAGGATCTTCTGGATCTTCAGGCTCCAAGCAAATGAGAAACGCAACCCCTGTTGCCTCTCTCACTTCAAAGGAAAGGGAGCAAGACTCGTCTCTAGCACTCCCATCAACTGCTCACTCCACCAAAGAGGATACATCAGGAGAACCGAGAAGCGGAGGCAAAAGTCATCCTACCCTAATAGCTGCAGCAACAATTCCCCAAACTTCTCCAAGCTCTATTGCAACAGCATCTTTTCCAACAAGTTCGCCCTACGCACTACCGGTACAAAGTGCGACAGGGGTAAACGCCTCTGCTAGAGATCATCTTTCCCCAGGAAACAGCCCTTCTTCATCACCTTCGGGTATAGATATTCCTAGGTTGTCGCactcatttgaaaaacttccTACACCTACAAAGCTGAATCCTGATACTGATGTTGATTTGATAAAGGTTCCACAACGTCATTCGTCTTCGAGGTTTGAACCCTCAAGATACACACAAATAACAAAACTCCCAAGCTTTGATGATGTATCACCGGAGGAAACTATAGCTCTTTTCATTGCAAAAGTAGACCAATGTAATACAATGTTTGACTTTAATGATCCAAGCTTCGATATTCAgggaaaagaaataaaacgCATAACATTGCAAGAATTAATTGAATTCATTGTGACGAATAGATTCACTTACTCTCATGAAATGTATTCACATGTTGTTGCCATGTTTAAGATAAATCTGTTCAGACCCATACCACCACCAGTGAATCCAGTAGGTGACATATACGATCcggatgaagatgaacCAGTCAATGAATTAGCTTGGCCTCATATGCAATTAGtatatgaattttttttaagatTCGTGGAAAGCCCTGACTTTAATCATCAAATAGCGAAACAGTACATTGACCAAGAATTTCTATTGAAATTATTAGAATTGTTTGATAGTGAAGATATAAGAGAGAGGGATTGTTTAAAAACAACTCTCCACAGAATTTATGGAAAGTTTTTAAGTTTAAGAAGTTTCATTCGTCGATCAATCAAtaacatttttttacaatttGTTTATGAGACAGAAAGATTCAATGGTGTAGCAGAGTTATTAGAGATTCTAGGCTCCATTATCAACGGATTTGCATTACCTTTGAAAGAGGAACACAAGGTATTTCTCGTTAGAGTTTTAATTCCATTGCATAAAGTTAGATGCTTATCCCTTTATCACCCACAATTAGCATACTGTATCGTTCAGTTTTTAGAAAAGGAGCCCTTACTAACGGAAGAAGTAGTGATGGGACTGCTGCGTTATTGGCCCAAAATTAATTCcacaaaagaaatcatgtttttgaacgaaattgaagatatatTTGAGGTTATTGAGCCACTAGAATTTATCAAGGTGGAGGTACCACTTTTTGTTCAGCTTGCAAAATGTATTTCATCGCCACATTTTCAAGTTGCAGAGAAGGTTTTAAGTTATTGGAATAACGAGTATTTCCTGAATCTATGCATTGAAAATGCAGAAGTCATCCTTCCGATTATTTTCCCCGCATTATATGAATTGACATCACAATTAGAATTGGATGCCGTAAATGGTGAAGATGGAACATCCGATCCTTACATGCTTGTTGAGCAAGCAATCAATTCAGGCTCATGGAACAGGGCAATTCATGCAATGGCTTTCAAAgctttaaaaatttttctggaAACGAACCCAATTCTTTATGAAAACTGTAATTCATTATATTTGTCCAGTGTTAAAGAGACGCAAAAACGTAAGGCGGAGAGAAAGGAAAACTGGAATAGATTAGACGAATATGTTAGAAATTTGAGAATTGGTGAGGAGAATgagaaaacttcaaataaTGTGAGTAGTATGGAAATTCAAGTCGAAGACAACACTCGAGATCATGAGCAAATGTTTGATGGTCAACAAGAGTGTTATAAAAAGAACGAACAACAGGTACTCGGGGACGAACAAAGGAAAGACCTGGGTGAGATAGCCGATACAAAATCCAGCAAAGGGATAGAACCCTCAAAGTAG
- a CDS encoding uncharacterized protein (similar to Saccharomyces cerevisiae YMR181C and YPL229W; ancestral locus Anc_6.255), with product MSYNQSSVQKAYVNTGGFGTRSAMPFDEQLLQQPQQQQIPISPPPFHSPIAYETPVSQSSVGSHSSSSSSSTASSCGTSVEFETLRFKNNMCKSFEDDLFYCPRSLLSAQEQLTCEKMDIFMAEQMRDVQNLQQQSSSPSLSFARPKFNPYTSQSFSPAPNG from the coding sequence ATGTCGTATAATCAGTCTTCAGTGCAGAAGGCGTATGTCAACACGGGGGGTTTTGGAACCCGTAGCGCAATGCCTTTTGATGAGCAGCTGCTGCAGCAACcgcagcagcagcaaatACCCATAAGCCCACCGCCGTTCCATTCTCCGATCGCATATGAGACTCCAGTGAGTCAGTCATCAGTCGGCAGTCATAGCTCGTCGAGCAGTAGCAGCACTGCGAGCAGCTGCGGAACCAGCGTCGAGTTCGAGACTCTGAGATTCAAGAATAATATGTGCAAATCCTTTGAAGACGACCTGTTTTACTGTCCCAGGTCTCTTCTGTCGGCGCAGGAACAGCTCACatgtgaaaaaatggaCATATTTATGGCAGAGCAAATGAGAGACGTTCAGAACCTGCAGCAGCAGAGTTCGTCACCAAGTCTAAGTTTTGCTAGGCCAAAGTTCAATCCATACACGTCGCAAAGTTTCAGTCCCGCTCCCAACGGCTAA
- the SPO23 gene encoding Spo23p (similar to Saccharomyces cerevisiae SPO23 (YBR250W); ancestral locus Anc_6.169) has protein sequence MSLMNRLSFERTMGLKLYERTVRSVSSMAVASDFSRWNQMRQAIERTPTKPLSTDETMDRDTPEPASRKLLKFVNLKNLGTTIRNDSGHYEYYYNPIELGSNPYNWLCVDTENKFSIELILDQPNEKIYLPDLPMRRDDPSSLSRTAPIFESSSTANIPNANNLSHIRDNFSSGVSISGTVRMIVANTERPIIMKSHAIYLKCFIGEYACFVDTNKKSWRDRLNMKRESDEKVIKLLSHPVDGVLDSYLLPFKVIKLDLLPERQMKCLTPGVYEFPFTFTVNLNEFPSSCETILGTTAYRIESRMNISNSRGKNDTIILTRRVDVKRVLSISDIIMKYESINIEGSWNREEFFYNIMLATKMIEIGEPFKLTIGIMKSLHSKMTIENIKVLLAQSTSVPCIDCDTDMLLTTSYVKKNACELYDCQFPNGRRKIENEFHQFYEIDNLLVPELAGTSCSTNAWLRPFYCEPSAQLRKRARLKITHTLNVQLTLNNCSRSDGSGTLKPMTYLTFRIPILLVDNDMLGNLSLPTYRPPCETSSPPAYTLSADPPAYG, from the coding sequence ATGTCTCTCATGAACCGCTTGAGTTTCGAGAGGACAATGGGACTGAAACTTTACGAAAGAACCGTGAGATCCGTGTCGTCAATGGCAGTTGCTTCAGATTTCAGCAGGTGGAACCAAATGCGGCAAGCCATTGAGCGAACACCAACGAAGCCACTATCGACAGATGAAACTATGGACAGAGACACACCGGAGCCTGCGTCCAGGAAGCTACTGAAATTTGtgaatctgaaaaactTGGGCACAACTATAAGAAATGACTCTGGTCATTATGAATATTACTATAATCCTATCGAGCTAGGCAGCAATCCTTACAATTGGCTGTGCGTTGACACGgaaaacaaattttccaTCGAGCTGATCCTAGACCAGCCTAATGAAAAGATTTACCTGCCAGACTTGCCCATGCGGAGAGACGATCCGTCGTCGCTCTCGCGTACAGCGCctatttttgaatcttcttCGACCGCCAACATTCCAAACGCTAATAACTTGTCACACATACGGGATAATTTTAGTAGCGGTGTGAGTATCAGCGGCACGGTACGCATGATCGTAGCCAATACGGAAAGACCGATTATTATGAAGAGTCATgcaatatatttgaaatgcTTCATTGGGGAGTACGCATGTTTTGTGGAcacaaacaaaaaaagctgGAGAGACAGACTGAACATGAAAAGAGagtcagatgaaaaagtgaTAAAACTCTTGTCGCATCCGGTTGATGGCGTTCTGGATTCTTATCTGCTCCCATTCAAAGTAATTAAACTGGATCTGCTGCCAGAAAGACAGATGAAATGCTTGACGCCGGGAGTATATGAATTCCCCTTCACATTCACAGTAAATCTAAATGAGTTTCCTTCAAGTTGTGAAACGATTCTAGGGACAACGGCGTATAGAATTGAAAGCAgaatgaatatttcaaattcaaggGGGAAAAATGATACGATCATTCTGACTCGCAGAGTCGATGTAAAAAGGGTGCTTTCGATTTCAGATATTATAATGAAATATGAATCCATAAATATCGAGGGTTCTTGGAACCGCGAGGAGTTTTTTTACAACATAATGCTTGCCACAAAAATGATCGAAATTGGCGAGCCTTTCAAGTTGACGATCGGaataatgaaaagtttgcaCTCCAAGATGACCATCGAAAACATCAAAGTCCTGCTTGCTCAATCAACGTCTGTGCCCTGCATCGACTGCGATACCGACATGCTGTTAACGACATCTTacgtgaaaaaaaacgcGTGTGAACTTTACGATTGCCAGTTTCCGAACGGGCGCCGAAAAATCGAAAACGAATTCCATCAGTTCTACGAAATCGACAACTTGCTGGTGCCCGAGCTCGCGGGCACCAGCTGCAGCACCAACGCGTGGCTAAGGCCATTCTATTGTGAGCCCAGTGCACAGCTGCGCAAGCGCGCTCGTTTAAAGATCACGCACACGTTGAACGTTCAGCTGACCCTGAACAATTGCTCGAGAAGCGATGGCTCGGGGACCCTCAAACCCATGACCTATCTCACCTTTCGAATCCCCATATTGCTTGTAGACAACGACATGCTCGGCAACCTTTCGTTGCCTACCTACAGGCCCCCTTGCGAAACGTCCTCACCGCCGGCATATACCCTATCTGCCGATCCGCCCGCCTATGGGTAG
- the CUP9 gene encoding Cup9p (similar to Saccharomyces cerevisiae TOS8 (YGL096W) and CUP9 (YPL177C); ancestral locus Anc_6.170): MSYQLHGMPATVRLPSIQNLLNSIDPQTSEAAKLQAEAHTVIPSGSVPVTSRSRSWSRGIGPGNGVLTAAGSVAVQDAQSLPLMKYDTHSIQLQRESSQHQKFSYISAMPVSRNDSEVSISCSTRDCYEVCQSQHQNQDKTQGHTQSETCQQGPSQEHKNQVAGQLGASNHANSHNGRRSNLPKETVQILNTWLLDHLRNPYPTPQEKRELLIKTGLTKIQLSNWFINVRRRKIFCDYYELANRNRDSPDESTERVTAEAVRVATASSNEEEELAERFAHAPLTRRKKLIDRLEELKKVSRPR; encoded by the coding sequence ATGTCTTATCAATTGCACGGTATGCCTGCTACGGTGAGGTTGCCCTCGATCCAGAACCTACTGAACTCTATCGACCCGCAGACGAGTGAAGCGGCGAAGTTGCAGGCGGAGGCCCACACGGTGATACCCAGCGGCTCTGTGCCGGTCACAAGCCGAAGCAGGAGCTGGAGCAGGGGCATTGGGCCCGGAAACGGCGTGTTAACAGCAGCGGGCAGTGTGGCGGTCCAAGATGCGCAGTCTTTGCCCCTGATGAAGTACGACACACACAGCATACAGCTGCAGCGAGAGTCCTCGCAGCACCAGAAGTTCTCATATATCTCTGCAATGCCAGTATCAAGGAATGACTCTGAAGTTTCGATATCGTGTTCTACGAGGGACTGTTACGAGGTTTGCCAGAGTCAGCATCAAAACCAAGACAAGACGCAGGGTCACACCCAAAGCGAGACGTGCCAGCAGGGCCCTTCCCAGGAACATAAGAACCAGGTAGCGGGGCAGTTGGGAGCCAGCAACCATGCGAACAGTCATAACGGTAGAAGGTCGAATTTACCGAAAGAGACCGTGCAAATTCTAAATACCTGGTTGTTGGACCATCTGAGAAACCCGTATCCGACTCCCCAGGAGAAAAGAGAGTTGTTGATAAAAACTGGACTGACGAAGATCCAACTATCAAATTGGTTCATCAATGTGAGAAGGAGGAAGATCTTTTGCGATTACTACGAGTTGGCAAACAGGAATAGAGACTCGCCTGATGAAAGTACTGAAAGGGTAACAGCTGAAGCGGTTAGAGTAGCGACAGCTTCATCAAACGAGGAGGAAGAGCTAGCTGAAAGGTTCGCACACGCCCCTTTAACAAGACGCAAAAAGCTGATTGATCGGTTGgaggaattgaaaaaggtgTCGAGACCAAGGTAG
- the CBC2 gene encoding nuclear cap-binding protein subunit CBC2 (similar to Saccharomyces cerevisiae CBC2 (YPL178W); ancestral locus Anc_6.171), whose product MSLEEFDEVKFDHSTNRLDTPSNYLLRKARKDPSGLDELRKSMKSSTIYVGNLSFYTSEEQIYELFSKCGTITRIIMGLDRFKFTPCGFCFVIYSKPEESLNAVKYLSDTKLDDRNITIDIDPGFEDGRQFGRGKSGGQVSDELRFEYDASRGGFAVPLTERVGNTAYPRHPEHGHGHGHGHGHGHSHVRGHGHQNRQSNDYIPDAMGAFDPNNRQEIEDQEEDNYIPE is encoded by the coding sequence ATGTCGCTAGAggaatttgatgaagtgAAATTTGATCATTCAACAAACAGGTTGGACACCCCATCGAATTATCTCTTGAGAAAGGCAAGAAAAGATCCATCTGGTTTGGATGAATTACGAAAATCCATGAAATCGTCCACAATTTATGTTGGAAACTTATCATTTTATACCTCTGAAGAACAAATATACGAACTTTTCAGTAAATGTGGTACAATTACAAGAATAATCATGGGTCTTGAtagattcaaatttacaCCATGTGGATTCTGTTTTGTCATATACAGTAAACCAGAAGAATCACTAAATGCGgtgaaatatttgagtGATACAAAGCTAGATGATAGAAATATAACGATCGATATAGACCCAGGCTTCGAAGATGGCAGGCAATTTGGTCGTGGTAAAAGTGGTGGCCAAGTTAGTGATGAGTTGAGATTCGAATATGATGCATCAAGAGGCGGCTTTGCTGTGCCACTAACTGAACGTGTAGGGAATACAGCGTATCCTAGACATCCGGAGCATGGTCACGGCCACGGTCACGGTCACGGTCACGGTCATAGTCACGTCCGTGGGCATGGTCATCAAAACAGACAGAGTAACGATTACATACCTGACGCGATGGGCGCATTTGACCCAAACAATCGtcaagaaattgaagatcaGGAAGAGGATAATTATATACCTGAATAG
- the PPQ1 gene encoding protein-serine/threonine phosphatase (similar to Saccharomyces cerevisiae PPQ1 (YPL179W); ancestral locus Anc_6.172), with the protein MGNSPSKSNNTNFAVPSSSNSQQLTTSEDQNANEPTEPDDSRPLPTIKNNNDETTTNRRDAPTAGSTNTNTITRRTTGKEIPPMRNKEVESGKTYFPHASAIMRPPTSADSELTMIDHISPLKEDKLEFQLDAGIGTIKPFAITNVVNCSGSDSSYSSNESNNSSGSSNNTLYSPSPTKNSITATSATDANYLKPTGARAQSHRQKKQDPAVFLKRYPHDASSAEGIDIDHAIEKLLKIGETRYYKSRDFPFSSWELQLICYQAREIFLNQPSLLKLQAPIKVVGDVHGQFNDLMRILKLSGKPPETNYLFLGDYVDRGKQSLETILLLLCYKIKYRDNFFMLRGNHESANVTKMYGFFDECKRRTSSKTWKMFVDVFNTLPFAAVIQDRIFCVHGGISPELNSLNQLQKIIRPTDIPDEGLITDILWSDPDAQARDWSSNDRGVSFVFGKKNVADFCSKFNFDLVIRGHMVVEDGYEFFAKKKLVTIFSAPNYCGEFNNWGAVMSVTTGLMCSFELLKPRAVTKQTSKSPYSKSNKK; encoded by the coding sequence ATGGGAAACAGCCCGTCGAAATCAAATAACACTAATTTTGCAGTACCGAGTTCTTCAAATAGCCAACAACTAACAACAAGCGAGGATCAGAATGCCAACGAGCCCACTGAGCCAGATGATAGTAGGCCGCTGCCTACTATCAAGAACAATAACGACGAGACGACTACGAACCGTAGGGACGCACCTACAGCAGGAAGCACCAATACGAACACAATAACGAGGAGAACGACGGGTAAGGAGATACCGCCAATGAGAAATAAGGAAGTTGAGAGTGGTAAGACGTATTTCCCACACGCCAGTGCGATAATGCGGCCACCGACCTCAGCTGATTCGGAGCTGACCATGATCGATCACATCTCGCCCTTGAAGGAGGACAAATTGGAGTTCCAACTTGATGCTGGGATTGGCACAATCAAGCCGTTTGCCATTACTAATGTTGTCAACTGCAGCGGTAGTGACAGCAGCTACAGCAGTAATGAAAGTAACAATAGTTCAGGGAGTAGCAACAATACGCTTTACTCGCCGTCACCGACTAAAAACTCGATTACTGCCACGTCGGCTACGGATGCGAATTATCTGAAACCAACTGGGGCAAGGGCTCAGTCTCATAGACAAAAGAAACAGGACCCAgcagtttttttgaaaagatatcCACATGATGCTTCATCAGCTGAAGGTATCGATATTGATCATGCAATTGAGAAATTACTAAAGATTGGGGAGACGAGGTATTATAAATCCCGAGATTTTCCCTTTTCGTCTTGGGAACTTCAGTTGATTTGTTATCAGGCAAGAGAAATCTTTTTAAATCAACCATCTTTGTTGAAACTGCAGGCTCCGATCAAAGTTGTTGGTGATGTGCACGGTCAGTTTAATGACTTAATGAGGATTCTTAAGTTGAGTGGTAAACCGCCAGAAACtaattatttatttttgggTGATTATGTTGATCGTGGTAAGCAATCTTTAGAGACAATCCTGTTACTCCTTTGTTACAAGATTAAATATAGAGATAACTTTTTTATGTTGAGAGGTAATCACGAATCTGCAAACGTCACGAAGATGTATGGATTTTTCGATGAATGTAAAAGGAgaacatcttcaaaaacatgGAAAATGTTCGTTGACGTCTTCAATACGTTACCTTTTGCTGCGGTTATTCAAGATAGAATATTTTGTGTTCACGGTGGTATATCACCAGAGCTTAATTCCTTGaatcaattgcaaaaaatcattAGGCCAACAGACATACCGGATGAGGGTTTGATTACTGATATACTTTGGAGTGATCCTGATGCGCAAGCAAGAGATTGGTCCTCAAACGATAGAGGtgtttcttttgtttttggtaAGAAGAACGTTGCAgatttttgttcaaaattcaaCTTTGATTTAGTTATCAGAGGGCACATGgttgttgaagatggtTACGAGTTTTTcgcaaagaaaaaacttgTTACGATCTTTTCAGCACCAAATTATTGCGGCGAATTCAACAACTGGGGTGCGGTCATGAGTGTCACTACAGGTTTAATGTGCAGCTTTGAACTGTTAAAGCCTCGTGCTGTAACAAAACAAACTTCAAAGAGCCCTTATTCCAAGtccaacaaaaaataa